The following are from one region of the Leishmania major strain Friedlin complete genome, chromosome 22 genome:
- a CDS encoding phosphoinositide phosphatase yields MAAHKRIIEAEGLQNCRDLGGYRTRDGKHVVKYRHIYRSDNVGDVTPEGKKMLLEKLRLKYIIDFRGAEEKARSPYAFAGVTYLPIPIETCFVTEHMLTKPSLDGPSAEALLRRIATTFLIDFKDVYKSFFDVFLREAKGQPVLFHCTAGKDRTGVAAALLLTALDVPAETVMEDFMLTNRCCVPPSCETVKVGNCIISKDAVDLLFRAQAFFLELCFGEVCKRYGSVNAYMEKELGLGAVQLQKLRSYYVRPTSSSS; encoded by the coding sequence ATGGCGGCCCACAAGCGTATCATCGAAGCCGAGGGGCTGCAGAACTGCCGCGACCTCGGCGGTTACCGTACACGGGATGGCAAGCACGTCGTCAAGTACAGGCACATCTACCGCTCCGACAACGTTGGCGACGTCACGCCTGAGGGCAAGAAGATGCTCTTGGAGAAGCTGCGGCTCAAATACATCATCGACTTTCGTGGTGCGGAGGAAAAGGCTCGCTCGCCGTACGCGTTTGCCGGTGTCACGTACCTCCCGATCCCGATCGAAACCTGCTTCGTTACCGAGCACATGTTGACGAAGCCGTCGCTGGATGGGCCATctgcggaggcgctgcttcgGCGAATTGCAACAACCTTTCTCATTGACTTCAAGGACGTCTACAAGAGCTTCTTCGACGTTTTCCTCAGGGAAGCGAAAGGGCAGCCGGTCTTGTTCCACTGCACAGCGGGCAAGGACCGCACCGGcgtggccgccgcgctcCTCTTGACCGCCCTGGATGTGCCCGCAGAAACTGTGATGGAAGATTTCATGCTGACGAACCGGTGCTGCGTACCACCATCGTGCGAAACAGTGAAAGTGGGCAACTGCATAATCTCGAAGGATGCTGTCGACCTGCTGTTCCGCGCCCAAGCCTTCTTCCTGGAGCTGTGCTTTGGTGAGGTTTGCAAGAGGTATGGCTCGGTGAACGCGTACATGGAGAAGGAGCTTGGGCTAGGTGCGGTCCAGCTACAGAAGCTGCGCAGCTACTACGTCCGCCCGACCTCATCGAGCTCATGA
- the AAT22 gene encoding putative amino acid permease, translated as MSHNPDYTVMQSGGHQRCNDETQSSTPASGDNRGAAEIDAAICTQEKEMHETFDQVHQLVTECNAEVEEPKQQPMFLVRLTRRVIPPGGFASGVFNLAGSSLGAGILGLPYAFDTSGIVMGTIYLIVIYLLTVYSVRLLAIVYGKTGIRSYELTARILFGRGGDIFTAVIMFIKCMGACIAYVICINDLWHAFLNDDRVQGYYRSVSFQRILTSATFLLLMLPLSLPRQINSLRYVSLFGVAFVLYFVVCVVIHSATHGLKEGITSKGLRLFNTGNRAIQGLGQFVFAFLCQSNAYQVFNETPKPSVRFFELQVLVSMLICTAFYWVTGFFGYCDFGDKVGSSLLRMYRPLTDYYFAVAYFGLVVKLCVAFALHILPSRDSVHHLIGWDLRTVAWWKNAVLCTFLSLVSLLCGLFIPNVNTVFGLLGSFTGGFIAFVFPALFFIYSGGYELKKVGYYNYFGAIVLLICGVTIICFGTTATIYGVV; from the coding sequence ATGTCCCACAACCCCGATTACACCGTGATGCAGAGCGGCGGCCATCAGCGTTGCAACGATGAGACTCAGTCGTCGACCCCAGCGAGCGGCGATAAccgtggcgctgccgagATCGATGCGGCCATCTGCACGCAAGAGAAGGAAATGCATGAAACGTTTGACCAGGTGCATCAACTCGTGACAGAATGCAACgcagaggtggaggagcccAAGCAACAGCCGATGTTCCTCGTGCGCCTGACGCGCCGCGTAATCCCGCCGGGCGGTTTCGCTAGCGGCGTCTTTAACCTCGCTGGCAGCAGTCTCGGTGCTGGTATCCTTGGCTTGCCCTACGCCTTCGACACGTCCGGCATCGTCATGGGCACAATTTACCTTATTGTGATTTATCTCCTGACGGTGTACTcggtgcgcctcctcgcgaTAGTCTACGGCAAGACGGGCATTAGGAGCTACGAGCTGACAGCGCGCATTCTCTTTGGGCGCGGCGGAGACATCTTCACGGCGGTGATCATGTTCATCAAATGCATGGGTGCGTGCATCGCCTACGTAATCTGCATCAACGACCTGTGGCACGCCTTTCTCAATGACGATCGCGTTCAGGGCTACTACCGGAGTGTGAGCTTCCAGCGCATACTCACGTCAGCCACgtttctgctgctgatgctgcctctctcgctaCCGCGGCAGATCAACTCGCTCCGCTACGTCTCGCTCTTCGGCGTTGCCTTCGTTTTGTACTTTGTCGTCTGCGTCGTCATCCACTCCGCTACCCATGGCCTGAAGGAGGGCATCACCAGCAAGGGCCTGCGCTTGTTCAACACGGGCAATCGAGCCATTCAAGGCCTCGGCCAGTTCGTCTTCGCATTTCTGTGCCAGTCGAACGCATACCAGGTGTTCAACGAAACCCCGAAGCCCAGCGTGCGCTTCTTCGAGTTGCAGGTTCTCGTCAGCATGCTCATCTGCACCGCCTTTTACTGGGTGACCGGCTTCTTCGGCTACTGCGACTTTGGCGACAAGGTCGggtcctcgctgctgcgcatgtACCGTCCGCTGACGGACTACTACTTTGCCGTCGCCTACTTTGGCCTTGTGGTGAAACTCTGCGTTGCCTTCGCGCTGCATATTCTGCCCTCCCGCGACTCCGTGCACCACCTCATCGGCTGGGATTTGCGCACCGTTGCCTGGTGGAAGAACGCCGTTCTGTGCACCTTCCTCAGCCTCGTCTCGCTTCTGTGTGGCCTATTCATCCCGAATGTAAACACCGTGTTTGGCCTGCTCGGCTCATTCACTGGTGGCTTCATCGCCTTCGTCTTTCCGGCGCTCTTCTTCATCTACAGCGGCGGCTACGAGTTGAAGAAGGTCGGCTACTACAACTACTTTGGTGCCATCGTCCTCCTCATCTGCGGCGTCACAATTATTTGCttcggcaccaccgccacaaTCTACGGCGTGGTGTAG